The proteins below come from a single Halobacillus salinarum genomic window:
- a CDS encoding dihydrodipicolinate synthase family protein: MKTRFHGVIPPVPTILYKNGQLDKAGMGNLIDFLIHSRVDGLFFLGSGGEFSQMSKELRKEAAEFVIQYTNGRIPVLIGTGTPGTLETIELSLHASEAGADGVVVINPYYFPLTENSLYQHFAEVAENVDLPIILYNFPELTGRDLSPELVSQLAQAYPNIVGIKDTVQSVGHTRELIVSVKKKREDFAVFSGYDDHFLNTLSLGGDGSIPLTASFAPELSVGIYDSFKQGDYQQMINFHKNLARLPLLYKLDSPFMNVAKEAIKLRGIEVSTDVLPPVRSLSQEKIDQIEDIVSQVLRDIHVDVKL, from the coding sequence ATGAAAACAAGATTTCACGGGGTCATCCCCCCGGTCCCTACTATTCTGTATAAAAACGGCCAGCTAGATAAAGCGGGGATGGGAAATTTAATAGATTTTTTAATTCACTCCCGCGTGGATGGCTTATTCTTTCTAGGTTCCGGCGGCGAGTTCAGTCAAATGTCTAAGGAATTAAGGAAAGAAGCAGCGGAATTTGTCATCCAGTACACAAATGGGCGAATTCCCGTATTAATCGGGACAGGGACACCAGGGACTCTGGAAACAATAGAACTTAGTCTCCACGCATCCGAAGCAGGTGCTGACGGAGTTGTCGTTATCAACCCTTATTATTTTCCTCTTACAGAAAACAGCCTTTACCAGCATTTTGCTGAAGTAGCGGAAAATGTTGATTTGCCTATTATCCTTTATAACTTTCCTGAATTGACCGGGCGTGACCTTTCTCCGGAACTCGTTTCACAACTGGCACAAGCCTATCCTAATATTGTAGGAATAAAAGATACGGTTCAATCGGTTGGCCATACAAGAGAATTAATAGTGTCAGTTAAAAAGAAAAGAGAAGATTTTGCCGTGTTTTCAGGGTATGATGATCACTTTTTAAATACTCTGTCTCTAGGCGGAGACGGTTCTATCCCATTAACGGCATCCTTTGCTCCTGAATTATCTGTGGGGATCTATGATTCTTTCAAACAAGGGGATTACCAACAAATGATTAACTTTCACAAAAACTTAGCCAGGCTGCCCCTTCTTTATAAATTAGACTCCCCATTTATGAACGTGGCAAAGGAGGCCATTAAGCTAAGGGGCATAGAAGTTTCAACCGATGTATTGCCACCCGTACGATCCTTAAGTCAGGAAAAAATCGATCAAATCGAAGATATAGTCTCCCAAGTATTACGGGATATTCATGTAGACGTTAAATTGTAA
- the aldA gene encoding aldehyde dehydrogenase, with amino-acid sequence MKSTLKKYQMYIDGEFVDSSSTEVNQVINPATEEVISEIPKGSLEDVKKAIDSAEEAQKKWAKLPAVERAGYLKKISSEIRNNVSDLAETISEEMGKTIELAKTEVEFTADYIDYMAEWARRFEGEILQSDRQDEHILVHKEPIGVTAGILPWNFPFFLIARKAAPALVTGNTVVLKPSNISPNNAMEFAKILDKVNLPKGVINIVTGSGKTIGQELAKNPKVGMVSLTGSYNAGSEVMRSAADNITKVSLELGGKAPAIVMDDANIDLAVKSIVASRVINSGQVCNCAERVYVHESVKDEFIEKVTNEMQKTKCGDPLSDPDLDMGPLVNKESLESVEKMVQEAVENGAKVLTGGKRIEREKGYFYEPTVLGNVNNEMAIMKDEIFGPVLPIATFQDLDEAIALSNDCEYGLTSSIFTRSLDVTMKASKELQFGETYINRENFEAIQGFHAGWKKSGIGGADGKHGLNEYLQTHVVYLSYNTN; translated from the coding sequence ATGAAATCAACCCTAAAGAAATATCAAATGTACATTGATGGAGAGTTTGTTGATTCAAGTTCCACTGAGGTAAATCAAGTAATAAATCCCGCTACAGAGGAGGTTATTTCGGAAATACCAAAAGGTAGTTTGGAAGATGTTAAAAAAGCGATTGATTCTGCGGAAGAGGCACAAAAGAAATGGGCAAAGCTCCCTGCTGTCGAGAGGGCTGGCTACTTGAAAAAGATCTCCTCTGAAATTAGAAATAACGTCAGTGATTTAGCTGAAACAATTTCTGAAGAAATGGGAAAAACCATCGAGCTTGCTAAAACAGAGGTCGAATTTACAGCAGATTATATCGATTACATGGCTGAATGGGCCAGACGTTTTGAAGGAGAGATTTTACAAAGTGATCGACAAGATGAACATATCCTTGTTCATAAAGAACCGATCGGTGTAACAGCAGGAATTCTTCCTTGGAATTTCCCCTTCTTCTTAATTGCTCGTAAAGCAGCTCCGGCTTTGGTTACAGGAAATACAGTTGTGCTGAAGCCAAGTAACATTTCTCCAAACAATGCGATGGAGTTTGCCAAAATCCTGGACAAAGTTAATTTGCCAAAAGGAGTCATCAATATCGTTACAGGTAGTGGAAAAACCATCGGCCAGGAGCTGGCCAAGAATCCTAAGGTTGGGATGGTTAGTTTAACAGGGAGCTATAATGCTGGTTCTGAAGTAATGCGATCAGCTGCCGACAACATTACAAAAGTCTCCTTAGAACTTGGTGGTAAGGCTCCAGCCATTGTTATGGACGATGCAAATATAGATCTCGCAGTCAAATCAATCGTCGCATCCCGAGTCATCAATTCCGGACAAGTATGTAATTGCGCAGAGAGAGTGTATGTCCATGAATCAGTAAAGGATGAATTTATTGAAAAAGTGACGAATGAAATGCAAAAAACTAAATGCGGGGACCCTCTTTCAGATCCAGATTTAGACATGGGACCCCTTGTAAATAAAGAATCTCTAGAATCAGTGGAAAAGATGGTACAGGAAGCAGTCGAGAACGGCGCGAAAGTACTTACAGGCGGCAAACGCATAGAAAGAGAAAAAGGATACTTCTATGAGCCGACTGTATTAGGAAATGTGAATAATGAAATGGCTATAATGAAGGATGAAATATTCGGACCCGTCTTACCTATCGCAACTTTCCAGGACTTAGACGAAGCCATAGCCTTATCTAATGACTGTGAATATGGGCTGACCTCTTCGATTTTCACTAGAAGCCTGGATGTGACGATGAAAGCAAGTAAAGAACTGCAATTCGGTGAGACTTATATCAATCGTGAAAATTTTGAAGCGATCCAAGGTTTCCATGCAGGCTGGAAGAAATCAGGGATTGGCGGCGCAGATGGAAAGCACGGCTTAAATGAATACTTACAAACCCATGTTGTCTATTTATCTTATAACACGAATTAA
- the rhmD gene encoding L-rhamnonate dehydratase yields the protein MGTTGRKITAIRAYVVEGGGGDYHDQDKDHWIVQQISTPMSIYPEYKETRTSFGINALKTIVVEAEADNGEVGFGISTGGYPAAWIIMNHLDRFILDQPVEQVEKMWDQMYRATMFYGRKGLVMNAISAIDLALWDLLGRLREEPVHAMIGGKVRKELEFYATGPRPDLAKEMGFIGGKMPLKYGPSDGEAGLKKNIAMAEDMRNRVGDDFWLMWDCWMSLDLPYSLKLMEASERAGFKWIEECFNPDDYWSYRDLKKRAGNNIMVTGGEHEATRYGFRLLLEYCDLDIIQPDVCWCGGLTELIKIGNLAESYGKLVIPHGSGVYSHHYVTTKVNSPFTEYIVMSPEADRIEPQFYPLIKDEPIPVNGKLQVSDQPGFGVELNKEAGLAEVLKGQPISFVSSTE from the coding sequence GTGGGAACTACAGGACGTAAAATTACCGCTATTCGAGCCTATGTAGTGGAAGGCGGCGGTGGAGATTATCATGATCAAGACAAGGACCATTGGATTGTTCAACAAATTTCAACCCCTATGAGTATTTACCCCGAGTATAAAGAAACGAGGACAAGCTTTGGCATCAATGCCTTAAAGACCATTGTAGTAGAGGCTGAAGCTGATAATGGAGAAGTTGGTTTTGGTATTTCTACAGGCGGATACCCGGCGGCATGGATAATTATGAATCACTTAGATCGTTTTATTCTGGACCAGCCCGTAGAGCAAGTGGAAAAAATGTGGGATCAAATGTATCGTGCAACGATGTTTTATGGAAGAAAAGGGCTTGTTATGAATGCTATTTCCGCTATAGACCTTGCGTTATGGGATTTGCTTGGAAGGCTGCGGGAAGAACCCGTTCATGCCATGATTGGTGGTAAAGTGCGAAAAGAATTGGAGTTTTATGCTACAGGTCCCCGTCCGGATTTAGCAAAAGAAATGGGCTTTATCGGAGGAAAGATGCCTCTCAAATATGGTCCCTCCGACGGGGAAGCTGGATTGAAAAAGAATATTGCAATGGCCGAGGACATGAGAAATCGAGTTGGCGATGATTTTTGGCTCATGTGGGACTGCTGGATGTCCCTCGACCTTCCCTATTCGTTAAAGTTGATGGAAGCTTCTGAACGAGCTGGATTCAAATGGATAGAAGAGTGTTTTAATCCAGATGACTATTGGAGCTATAGAGACCTGAAAAAACGTGCAGGTAATAACATCATGGTGACGGGAGGAGAACATGAAGCCACACGATATGGTTTCCGTTTGTTACTTGAGTATTGTGATTTAGATATCATCCAGCCAGATGTTTGTTGGTGTGGCGGATTAACAGAACTAATAAAAATCGGCAACCTGGCTGAAAGCTATGGCAAGTTAGTCATTCCTCACGGAAGTGGCGTTTACAGCCATCATTATGTCACTACAAAAGTAAATAGTCCTTTTACAGAATATATCGTAATGAGTCCTGAGGCTGACCGAATTGAACCACAATTTTATCCGTTAATCAAAGATGAACCAATCCCCGTGAACGGTAAATTACAAGTGAGTGATCAACCAGGCTTTGGAGTTGAACTAAATAAAGAAGCCGGGCTGGCAGAAGTCCTAAAGGGTCAGCCAATCAGCTTTGTTTCTTCAACAGAATGA
- a CDS encoding GntP family permease, whose product MSTAFTTNQKGDMPMAVMHLLITISIILILILLFKINAAISLIIGSLYMGIAMQLSLVDTVNAIGEGFGGTMGAIGLPIGFGVIIGQLMSDSGAAHTIAHSMIEKSPKKMAMYALGLTGFFLSIPVFFDVTFVILVPLGVAIAKELNKPLPYAIGALVIGAATAHTLVPPTPNPLAAASILNMDLGVITIAGLSIGLVTSLIVMKVFFLILDKGLWNNEKDVEGEMKLQKTKADQLSPAQRPSFLLSLLPILVPIILILLGTVFDFIVKGEYVSNLTEIPGFITFLSNRIVALLFGVILAYVIASKSMDKKEKDEASSLGLQTAGIVLLVTGAGGALGKVIETTEVGKTLIGGVSENTSSPITLILITYLIAVIFRVAQGSGTVAGITAMTIMASAATSGIVHPVWIAMAALSGGISIGHVNDSGFWITTKLSGFSIRGGFKTYTLGEALVSLVIIVITLVGVIIYPA is encoded by the coding sequence GTGTCAACAGCGTTTACTACTAATCAAAAAGGAGATATGCCAATGGCTGTCATGCATTTGTTGATTACTATTTCTATCATATTAATCCTTATTCTATTGTTTAAAATCAATGCTGCAATTAGCTTGATTATCGGTAGCCTTTATATGGGAATTGCCATGCAGCTAAGTTTAGTCGATACGGTGAATGCCATAGGTGAAGGCTTCGGTGGAACGATGGGAGCAATTGGTTTACCCATCGGCTTTGGAGTGATCATAGGACAATTAATGAGTGATTCGGGCGCAGCCCACACGATCGCCCATTCTATGATTGAAAAATCACCTAAGAAAATGGCGATGTATGCGCTAGGTCTGACAGGGTTCTTTTTATCCATCCCCGTTTTCTTTGATGTTACTTTTGTTATCCTGGTGCCTTTAGGGGTAGCTATTGCGAAAGAATTAAATAAACCGCTGCCTTATGCCATTGGTGCATTAGTTATAGGTGCCGCCACTGCCCATACCTTAGTCCCTCCTACCCCGAACCCCTTGGCAGCTGCCAGCATCCTGAATATGGATTTAGGTGTAATTACAATCGCGGGGTTATCTATCGGACTGGTTACTTCATTAATTGTTATGAAAGTATTTTTCCTTATTTTAGATAAAGGATTGTGGAATAATGAAAAAGATGTGGAAGGAGAAATGAAATTACAAAAGACTAAAGCTGATCAATTGAGCCCGGCTCAACGACCAAGCTTCTTGCTGTCTCTCTTGCCCATTCTTGTACCCATTATCTTGATTTTGCTCGGAACCGTTTTCGATTTCATAGTCAAAGGTGAATATGTCAGTAATCTAACAGAAATCCCTGGTTTTATTACTTTCTTGAGTAATCGTATCGTTGCTTTACTGTTCGGTGTGATTCTAGCTTACGTCATTGCATCTAAGTCTATGGATAAAAAAGAGAAAGACGAAGCCTCCTCTCTAGGGTTGCAGACAGCGGGAATTGTTTTACTTGTTACAGGAGCAGGAGGTGCTCTTGGAAAGGTCATTGAGACGACTGAGGTAGGAAAAACCTTAATTGGAGGGGTGTCGGAAAACACCAGCTCCCCCATCACTCTCATACTAATCACCTATCTCATTGCAGTTATTTTCCGCGTAGCTCAAGGATCAGGAACAGTAGCTGGTATTACTGCAATGACAATTATGGCAAGTGCTGCTACTTCAGGAATTGTCCATCCAGTCTGGATAGCAATGGCTGCATTATCTGGAGGAATCAGTATCGGTCACGTCAATGATAGTGGATTTTGGATTACTACAAAACTCTCCGGTTTTTCCATCCGTGGCGGTTTTAAAACGTATACGTTAGGGGAAGCACTTGTTTCATTGGTCATTATAGTGATTACCCTCGTTGGAGTGATTATTTACCCAGCTTAA
- a CDS encoding IclR family transcriptional regulator yields the protein MAQKYWVPAIERVNGILNLIATQPSKLRLIDISKELEINKSTMYSLLNTLETLGWIVKEKGDTYSLGPSLGGLSAAYFRQFNILQSFYLESEKSIDRISENIQLGILDGGNVVYLAKKEGSSPLRLATYPGMKFPAYASAIGKAQLSKYDLEELKTLYPYELEAKTPYTLDNLDSLWEEMKTIKEKGYASESQEGAMGFYCIAAPVYNHANEIIAGVSFTMLENSWKEKQIAARDEIIDLAQRLSEHAGHIH from the coding sequence ATGGCACAAAAATATTGGGTACCTGCCATAGAACGAGTCAATGGAATTCTTAATTTAATTGCTACTCAGCCATCCAAGCTGCGGTTAATCGACATATCGAAAGAATTAGAGATTAATAAAAGTACCATGTATTCTTTATTAAATACGCTGGAGACATTGGGGTGGATTGTGAAGGAAAAAGGAGACACCTACTCATTAGGACCATCCTTGGGCGGGCTTAGTGCGGCTTATTTCCGTCAATTTAATATCTTACAATCGTTTTACTTAGAATCAGAAAAGTCGATTGATCGAATAAGTGAAAATATCCAATTAGGGATTTTAGACGGTGGAAATGTTGTTTATTTAGCTAAAAAAGAAGGCAGCTCCCCACTTCGTCTCGCTACTTATCCAGGTATGAAATTTCCTGCCTATGCCTCAGCCATAGGTAAAGCCCAGCTCTCGAAATATGACCTGGAGGAATTAAAAACTCTATATCCTTATGAGTTAGAAGCAAAAACTCCTTACACCTTAGATAATTTAGACAGCCTCTGGGAGGAAATGAAGACGATAAAAGAAAAAGGTTATGCAAGTGAAAGTCAAGAAGGGGCCATGGGCTTCTATTGTATTGCTGCACCAGTATATAATCATGCAAACGAAATTATTGCCGGAGTAAGCTTTACGATGCTTGAAAATAGTTGGAAAGAAAAACAGATAGCTGCCAGGGATGAAATCATAGATTTAGCCCAAAGGTTATCGGAGCATGCCGGCCACATTCACTAA
- a CDS encoding GTP-binding protein, which translates to MSGKVPVTVLSGYLGSGKTTLLNHLLHNKEDRKIAVIVNDMSEVNIDASMVKQGGFSRTEEKLVELQNGCICCTLREDLIKEVEKLSQLDIDYIVIESTGISEPIPVAQSFVYEDEELGIHLGQHCQLDTMVTVVDANRFWDDYRSGESLLDRNQGADESDVREVIDLLIDQIEFANVILLNKADLVSEVNREELKAILKQLNPDAQVIETSYSKVPLNTVLHTGLFDFEKASQGAGWIKELNEEHVPESEEYGIGSFIYRRKRPFHPERWMNWLEKWPDGIVRAKGFFWLASRNDISGLLSQAGSSLSIQGAGKWIAAYPEEQQMEVLKEEPEIAARWDEEYGDRLTELVFIGMNMDEEQIIKGLDQCLLTNEEMIKNWNEMHDPLPPFQDESSLE; encoded by the coding sequence TTGTCAGGTAAAGTACCAGTTACTGTGTTGAGTGGTTATTTAGGGTCAGGAAAAACGACATTATTAAATCATTTGCTGCACAATAAAGAGGATCGTAAAATCGCCGTCATCGTGAATGACATGAGTGAAGTGAATATTGATGCCAGTATGGTGAAGCAAGGCGGATTCAGCCGAACGGAAGAAAAATTGGTGGAATTACAAAATGGCTGTATCTGCTGTACTCTCAGAGAAGATTTAATTAAAGAAGTGGAGAAGCTCTCCCAACTTGATATCGATTATATTGTTATTGAATCGACTGGAATATCAGAACCGATTCCTGTGGCGCAAAGCTTTGTTTATGAGGATGAAGAGCTTGGAATTCATCTAGGTCAACACTGCCAATTGGATACGATGGTAACGGTTGTAGATGCAAATCGTTTTTGGGATGACTACCGATCAGGAGAAAGCTTGCTGGATCGTAATCAAGGAGCAGACGAAAGTGACGTAAGAGAAGTTATCGACCTGTTAATCGACCAAATCGAATTTGCCAATGTAATCCTTTTGAATAAAGCAGATCTAGTGAGTGAAGTGAATCGAGAGGAATTAAAAGCAATATTAAAACAATTGAATCCTGATGCACAGGTGATCGAAACTAGTTACAGCAAGGTTCCGCTGAACACTGTATTACATACAGGGTTGTTTGATTTTGAAAAGGCAAGTCAAGGCGCGGGCTGGATAAAGGAGTTGAATGAGGAACATGTTCCAGAAAGCGAAGAATACGGAATTGGCTCCTTTATTTATCGCAGGAAAAGGCCTTTCCACCCAGAACGCTGGATGAACTGGCTGGAAAAGTGGCCGGATGGAATTGTACGAGCTAAAGGGTTTTTTTGGCTTGCCTCGAGAAATGATATTTCCGGGTTGCTGTCACAGGCGGGATCGTCCCTTTCGATTCAAGGAGCGGGAAAGTGGATTGCCGCTTACCCTGAAGAGCAGCAAATGGAAGTATTAAAAGAGGAACCAGAAATAGCTGCGCGCTGGGATGAAGAATACGGAGATCGATTGACAGAGCTGGTATTTATCGGGATGAATATGGATGAAGAGCAAATCATTAAGGGATTGGATCAATGCCTGTTAACTAACGAAGAGATGATAAAAAACTGGAATGAAATGCATGACCCATTGCCTCCTTTTCAGGATGAGTCTTCCCTGGAATAA